The following are encoded together in the Populus trichocarpa isolate Nisqually-1 chromosome 5, P.trichocarpa_v4.1, whole genome shotgun sequence genome:
- the LOC127905393 gene encoding uncharacterized protein LOC127905393, with the protein MRRTKTRAGRSSAVAASSSSSEDDISLGASQEEAPTPPAPSTDAASSSGTSQRRGGVPSQRNQFTRKYEAQWKDDLSMFTNIEAARVISSAFKSSMEIPLFQWSQISKHPEWMPQINAWFNRFEVGINL; encoded by the exons atgcgtagaacgaaaaccagagctggtcgctcaagtgcggtcgcagctagttcgtctagcagcgaggatgatatttccttaggtgcctctcaagaagaggcacctacaccacctgcgccgtcaaccgatgctgcctcttccagcggtacttcacagcgcagaggcggcgtgccttcgcagcggaatcaatttacccgcaagtacgaggcacagtggaaggacgacctttcaat gttcacaaacattgaagccgcccgagtaatatcatcggcgtttaaatcatcgatggagattccattgtttcaatggagtcagatatccaagcatcctgaatggatgcctcaaatcaatgcatggtttaacaggtttgaggttggtattaatttataa
- the LOC127905302 gene encoding uncharacterized protein LOC127905302 — MHIEKNMFENIFNTVMDVKGKTKDNIKARLDIALYCNRKNMELVYNESRVAKPRASFMLEKNGQLLVYKWLKSLCFPDGHTSNISRLVNIEDCRLYGMKSHDCHVFMQTLIPLAFRDLLPKGIWDALTEISHFFRDICSSKLNVDHIERIQTNIVETLCKLEMIFPPSFFDSMEHLPIHLPFEAKAGGPVQYRWMYPFERYLFNLKKKVKNKAHVEASICEAYIVEEISTFISYYFEPHLRMRINRVPRHDDGGEVPSSGNLSIFSNTGRPTPKNAVRGRYLSEIEFKQAHNYVLFNCDELRPFIQ, encoded by the exons atgcacatcgaaaagaacatgtttgagaacattttcaacaccgtcatggatgtgaaggggaagacaaaggacaacatcaaggctagattggatatagctttatactgtaaccgtaaaaatatggagttggtttataatgagtcacgggtcgcaaaaccaagagcaagcttcatgttagagaaaaacggacaactgctagtctacaaatggcttaaaaGTCTgtgttttccggatggacatacatcgaacatatcaaggctggttaatatagaggactgcagattgtatggaatgaagagtcatgactgccacgtgtttatgcaaacactcatcccattagcttttcgtgatttgttgccaaagggaatatgggatgcactcacggagatcagtcatttcttcagagatatatgctccagcaagttgaatgttgatcacattgagaggattcaaacgaatatcgtcgagacactatgcaaacttgagatgatattccctccatcattttttgactcaatggagcatctccctatacatctaccgttcgaggcaaaagctggaggaccggtccaatatagatggatgtacccattcgaacg gtacttgtttaatctcaagaaaaaggttaagaacaaggcgcatgttgaggcttcgatatgtgaggcctatattgttgaggagatctcaacatttatctcgtactatttcgaacctcatctgagaatgagaatcaatcgcgttccacgacatgatgatggcggtgaagtgccttccagtgggaacttgtcaatattctccaatactggacgacccacacctaaaaatgccgtaagaggaagatatttgtcggaaatagagttcaaacaagcacacaattatgttctatttaactgtgatgagctgagaccttttattca gtaa